Part of the Cupriavidus basilensis genome is shown below.
TTCTGGGGCGCGCTGGGCTGTTCGTGCTGGGCCTTCTGAGCCGGGGAGCATCGTCATGAACCGTCCCGCTTCCGCCTTCGCGCCGGCCGCCGGCGCCGTGCGTCCGCCGGCATGGCTGCGCTGGCTTGCACTGCTGGCGCTGTGCGCCGCCTACCTGCAAGGCGGCCTGGTCAAGGTCATGAACTTCGCCGGCGCCATCGGCGAGATGCAGCACTTTGGCCTCGCGCCGGCGGCGCCGCTGGCAGCCGCGGTGATCGCGCTGGAGCTGGGCGCGTCGCTGATGATCCTGTGCGGCTTCTACCGCTGG
Proteins encoded:
- a CDS encoding DoxX family protein, whose protein sequence is MNRPASAFAPAAGAVRPPAWLRWLALLALCAAYLQGGLVKVMNFAGAIGEMQHFGLAPAAPLAAAVIALELGASLMILCGFYRWLGALALAVFTLLATLLANRFWAAPPAEQFMLANAFFEHVGLAGGFVLVAWEDLARRAAGKAA